The sequence below is a genomic window from Stigmatella aurantiaca.
GCGTGGAGATCTCCACGCGGTACGGGCACCTCGTGGCGATGGGCCTGCGGGTGCCGTTGAATGGGGAGAGCGCGAAACAGGAGGGCGTGAGGGCGGTGGAGATCGCCGGCGGCTTCAGCGTGCTCGCGCACCCGGTGCAGCAGAAGAACCCCTGGAGAGACCCCGAGAGCGCCCTGCAGGCCCAGGGCTTCGAGCTGTACTCGGCGGACACCTTCTTCCGGGACGCGGTCCGTCGGCCGTTCTCCCGGCTGCTGCCGGCCGTGGGCGCGTACCTCATCAATCCTGTGCACGGGGTGATGACGCTCGTGATGCCCCAGCCCGAGGTCTCCGAGAAGCTGCTGGAGCTCTCCCACGACCAGCCGAAGCGGATCCTCTGCTCCCACGACGCGCACGGGCAGCCGCGCTACGAGGACGTCTTCCAGTCCCTGGCCATGTACCTGCCGCCCGCCGCCCTGTCCGAGCCCCTGTCCAGGGACCCCAAGGCCGCGGCCGCGCAGGTGGTCCAGGCGCTGGCGAGCACCCAGGCGATCTGCGCCTTCCGGGCCCTGGGCGAGCCCATGGGGTTTGCCATCGAGGGCCCGGTGACGGCCCGGCGCGAGGCCCACGTGGGCGATGTGCTCCGGGTCCGGCTGCCGCCCCATGCGCAGGGCACCGTCCGGGTGGAGGCGCGGGGGGCGGGCCGGGTGCTGCAGGACGGCACGTCGGTGGAGCTGACCTCGGAGGGCGTC
It includes:
- a CDS encoding PHP domain-containing protein, translating into MKLGVVAGKLLRALVGLVLLGVGYVGFFTFAALFVDYPVVPTHTGIPAWPRGAFHVHTERSDGRGTEKDVAAAAKAAGLQFVVMTDHNDFTLREPAFVEGVLLVPGVEISTRYGHLVAMGLRVPLNGESAKQEGVRAVEIAGGFSVLAHPVQQKNPWRDPESALQAQGFELYSADTFFRDAVRRPFSRLLPAVGAYLINPVHGVMTLVMPQPEVSEKLLELSHDQPKRILCSHDAHGQPRYEDVFQSLAMYLPPAALSEPLSRDPKAAAAQVVQALASTQAICAFRALGEPMGFAIEGPVTARREAHVGDVLRVRLPPHAQGTVRVEARGAGRVLQDGTSVELTSEGVLQIEAWVLAPGRFFGSEWKPWIVPGLVRVLPRDAGI